A genomic segment from Eulemur rufifrons isolate Redbay chromosome 19, OSU_ERuf_1, whole genome shotgun sequence encodes:
- the LOC138399910 gene encoding regenerating islet-derived protein 3-gamma-like isoform X2, which produces MLSPRVLPSLSWMLLSCLMLLSQVQGEDPQKEAPSPRISCPKGSKAYASHCYALFTTPKSWVDADGSEPNGDGWEWSSTDVLNYFAWEKHPSTVPNPGHCGSLSRSTGFLKWKDYNCDISLPYVCKFKD; this is translated from the exons ATGCTGTCACCCAGGGTCCTGCCCAGCCTGTCCTGGATGCTGCTCTCCTGCCTGATGCTCCTATCCCAGGTCCAAG GTGAAGACCCCCAGAAGGAAGCACCCTCTCCACGGATCAGCTGTCCCAAGGGCTCCAAGGCCTATGCCTCCCACTGCTACGCCTTGTTTACAACACCCAAATCCTGGGTAGATGCAGAT GGCTCTGAGCCCAATGGGGATGGATGGGAGTGGAGCAGCACTGATGTGCTCAACTACTTTGCCTGGGAGAAACATCCTTCTACAGTTCCAAACCCTGGCCACTGTGGGAGCCTGTCCAGAAGCACAG GATTTCTGAAGTGGAAAGATTACAACTGTGATATAAGCTTACCCTATGTCTGCAAGTTCAAGGACTAG
- the LOC138399910 gene encoding regenerating islet-derived protein 3-gamma-like isoform X1 has protein sequence MLSPRVLPSLSWMLLSCLMLLSQVQGEDPQKEAPSPRISCPKGSKAYASHCYALFTTPKSWVDADLACQKRPSGHLVSVLSGAEASFVSSLVRSTVTAYSYIWIGLHDPTLGSEPNGDGWEWSSTDVLNYFAWEKHPSTVPNPGHCGSLSRSTGFLKWKDYNCDISLPYVCKFKD, from the exons ATGCTGTCACCCAGGGTCCTGCCCAGCCTGTCCTGGATGCTGCTCTCCTGCCTGATGCTCCTATCCCAGGTCCAAG GTGAAGACCCCCAGAAGGAAGCACCCTCTCCACGGATCAGCTGTCCCAAGGGCTCCAAGGCCTATGCCTCCCACTGCTACGCCTTGTTTACAACACCCAAATCCTGGGTAGATGCAGAT ctGGCCTGCCAGAAGCGGCCCTCTGGACACCTGGTGTCTGTGCTCAGTGGGGCTGAGGCATCCTTCGTGTCCTCCCTGGTCAGGAGCACTGTGACTGCCTACTCGTACATCTGGATTGGACTCCACGACCCCACTCTG GGCTCTGAGCCCAATGGGGATGGATGGGAGTGGAGCAGCACTGATGTGCTCAACTACTTTGCCTGGGAGAAACATCCTTCTACAGTTCCAAACCCTGGCCACTGTGGGAGCCTGTCCAGAAGCACAG GATTTCTGAAGTGGAAAGATTACAACTGTGATATAAGCTTACCCTATGTCTGCAAGTTCAAGGACTAG